Within the Chrysiogenia bacterium genome, the region AGGGGTCGATCTGCTCGCGAATTTTTCCGGCGAGCTGTTCCTTCATGGCGGCGGGATCGGGCGCGGTCTCGAGCATTTTGCGGGCGAAGATGCTCACCATGCCTTCGGGGCCCATCACCGCGCACTCGGCCGTGGGCCAGGCGACGATGTAGTCGGGCTCGTAGGCCTTGCCGCACATG harbors:
- a CDS encoding acyl-CoA carboxylase subunit beta, translating into MCGKAYEPDYIVAWPTAECAVMGPEGMVSIFARKMLETAPDPAAMKEQLAGKIREQIDPFIPAEFGLIDDVIDPRETREIVCKALKQSAHKTVERPWRKHGVYPV